One Blastocatellia bacterium genomic window, GTACGGCGAGGGGGATATAAGTGTCGGGGGGGGGTGGTCGGGAGTGGAGTGTGCGGAAGGGGAGCGTACTGGAAGGTACCAAGGTAGACCTGGTGAGGTTTGTTCTTTATGGTGAAGGTGTTTGCGGTGGAAGTTTCGGCCTATCGGGCCGCCAGGGAGCTTAAGCTTTGCTACAATACCACCCACAAGCTCTAGATGCGGCTTCGGGAACGGTTGTACGCAAAGATTGCGCAGGAGTTCGGTGACGCCTGTGGGGAAGTGGAGATGGACGAGGCGTACTTTGGGGGTAGACGCCGTGGCAAACGTGGACGTGGGGCTCAAGGAAAGATTCCGGTGTTTGGGATCCTCGAGCGGGGAGGGAAGGTTCGCCTGGAACTCCTTCCCGATGGGAGCCGAGAAAGCCTTCTCACCTTGGCGGTTGCCAAGGTTAAGCGAGGGAGCTTGGTCTATACCGATCAGTTCAAGGGCTATGACGGGCTTGTGAGCTATGGGTTTCGCCACGAACGGATCAACAAGAATATCCGTTTCGCCAACGGGCGGGTGTACCTCAACGGGATTGAGGGCTTCTGGTCCTTCGCTAAAGAACGACTGGCGAAGCTCCACGGAGTGGGCCAACACCATTTCATCCTCTACCTCAAAGAGCTCGAGTTTCGCTACAATCACCGCCAAATCCTTGATCAAGCAATCTATCAAGCACTCAAAGGTGGAATAAAATGAGTAATCACCCTAAAAATAGGGAATACTCCCCCTGAATCACTATGCGGAAATCGAACAGGACACGGGGCACAGCCGAGAGCTTTATGAAGCGCACCCGCCTGGGAGACAATGTTGGCATGACAGCGCCCGCCCCGCCGCTGGGTTCCCAGGGAAGGGAGTTGATAACCTTGTGGACGGGTCCTAAAATACCTCTTGTAGAGGTGGCTTGGAGATGAAGAGAAACGAAATGACGCGAAACACATTCGGATGACTGAGGCAGCCCAAACTGATAGGATTGTAGCCGTGTCGAACACCGGTCCACTCATTTCAGCATTTCAATCTGGCAGAACGGACCTGCTGAGGCGATACTTTTCTGTAATTTACATACCTGCCTCTGAACTCAACGAGCTGGACGAGCATGGCTGGGCAAATGAAATTCGTGAGTTGATCAATGACGGCTTGGTGAAAGTTGTTGAACTGACTGAGCAAGAGAAAGAGCTGGCAGAGCATCTGGCCAAGAGGATTGCTGCTGAATCGCGTGATCGAGACTGGCGCAATCATCTTCCTGAGGCAGAAGCGATGGCGCTCATGGAGGAGCGAAAATCCTTGGCTAAGCAGATTCTTCTCGACGAGATGGCCGCACGGAACGTGGCTCAGGAACGGAATCTCTCGGTCACCGGCTTTCCGGGTGTGGTGGACCGAGCGAAAGTGGATGGACTGCTTACGCCGGACCAAGCCCGCCAGTTGCTGAAGACCTGTCAGCAGCAAGGCACGCATTATAGCGATGAATTGATTGAAACTGTAGCTCGAAGTTGCTAGAAGGTGAAGAATGAAAACTGTACCGGAACCAAATGCGGAGTTGTTGTCAGCCGCAGACGTGCCTGGGGACGTAGCTCGGTTGACAGCAGCACTCAAGCAGGCACGTGCCGAGCGAGAGGGGTATCATGAATTTATGATTCCCAAAGGCACCAGATTTGCCTGTCTGGCGCTAGAGGGAGCTTCTCTAGCTAACGGCCTGCCAGAACAATTAG contains:
- a CDS encoding IS1595 family transposase; its protein translation is MRLRERLYAKIAQEFGDACGEVEMDEAYFGGRRRGKRGRGAQGKIPVFGILERGGKVRLELLPDGSRESLLTLAVAKVKRGSLVYTDQFKGYDGLVSYGFRHERINKNIRFANGRVYLNGIEGFWSFAKERLAKLHGVGQHHFILYLKELEFRYNHRQILDQAIYQALKGGIK